The following proteins are co-located in the Vibrio astriarenae genome:
- a CDS encoding MFS transporter, with product MTAKKHMSEVPMIQRVAAYLAILVGYFFYCYNFVIIDYVRPYIVEAYDGISLSDTAQFYTWQSVGALIGALSCAWFATKFGKKNTLITITALNGGATIINMMFTDYATWAAMRFIIGVSLGGYFTVAVSLMIGLFTPTVRGKLTAFASSMFSVALVAMGAYAAFITSIDAPWESLMWVGGVPPLVAAAAMIFVLPSDKKVIAYGEEEQNQAKDGNNGEVEAKKGSWGEMLSKPYRTITITCLLLSGLNFYGFQFFGGFVTTYLREIRMFDGATIGLIFSISAFGSLFGAWFWGWAADKFGRKVNAFGFILAGIMVSIFFVAPGDMVIGGLNMLAILGLIYNFGLSSSAVWGGYFSELFPAHLRSYGAALFHGGRIIGMWAPMVLIFIQERTDLQTAMWGSPIVWIIAGLLWLTLPETLKGGVFHKEKKTATA from the coding sequence ATGACTGCCAAAAAACACATGAGCGAAGTTCCTATGATTCAAAGGGTAGCCGCTTACTTAGCAATTCTAGTTGGCTACTTTTTCTATTGTTATAACTTTGTAATCATTGACTACGTACGCCCATACATTGTTGAAGCATACGATGGCATCAGCCTTTCTGACACTGCCCAGTTCTACACTTGGCAATCAGTAGGTGCACTCATTGGTGCATTGAGCTGTGCTTGGTTCGCTACCAAATTTGGTAAAAAGAACACACTAATTACCATTACAGCACTGAACGGTGGTGCAACTATCATCAACATGATGTTCACCGACTACGCAACATGGGCTGCAATGCGTTTCATCATTGGTGTTTCACTAGGTGGTTACTTCACAGTTGCAGTAAGTCTGATGATCGGTCTATTTACACCAACAGTACGTGGTAAATTGACAGCGTTTGCATCTTCCATGTTCTCTGTTGCTCTAGTTGCAATGGGTGCGTATGCAGCATTCATTACAAGCATTGATGCGCCATGGGAAAGCCTAATGTGGGTTGGTGGTGTTCCGCCTCTAGTTGCCGCTGCAGCAATGATTTTTGTTCTACCAAGCGACAAGAAAGTTATCGCTTACGGTGAAGAAGAGCAAAACCAAGCAAAAGACGGTAACAACGGTGAAGTTGAAGCGAAGAAAGGTTCTTGGGGCGAAATGCTAAGCAAGCCTTACCGCACAATCACAATTACTTGTTTGCTATTGTCAGGCCTTAACTTTTACGGTTTCCAATTCTTTGGCGGTTTCGTAACAACGTACCTACGTGAAATTCGTATGTTCGACGGCGCTACAATCGGTCTAATCTTCTCTATCTCAGCATTCGGTTCACTATTCGGTGCTTGGTTCTGGGGTTGGGCGGCAGATAAATTCGGTCGTAAAGTAAACGCATTCGGTTTCATCCTTGCAGGTATCATGGTTTCTATCTTCTTTGTTGCTCCTGGTGACATGGTGATTGGTGGCCTTAACATGCTTGCTATCCTTGGCCTGATTTACAACTTCGGCCTGTCTTCTTCTGCAGTTTGGGGTGGTTACTTCTCAGAGCTATTCCCAGCACACCTACGTAGCTACGGTGCAGCACTGTTCCACGGTGGTCGTATTATCGGTATGTGGGCTCCAATGGTACTTATCTTTATCCAAGAGCGTACTGATCTACAAACTGCAATGTGGGGTTCTCCAATCGTATGGATCATCGCAGGTCTTCTGTGGCTAACACTGCCAGAGACTCTAAAAGGCGGCGTTTTCCACAAAGAGAAGAAAACTGCAACCGCTTAA
- a CDS encoding DUF4174 domain-containing protein, producing MKTTLAALLVTLMTSGTTIASDEAPSDKVNSLVDYNWKNRIFLIQEPASSAKVIQALTDDSKAVNERDVIWFVVGKDSIASNQAGPLSDSLKSQVKSSFTNRSRQTILIGKDGGIKSRTDEFDLDQLYKQIDAMPMRKREIEKERRH from the coding sequence ATGAAAACGACTTTAGCAGCTCTATTAGTCACTCTTATGACATCGGGTACCACTATTGCGTCTGACGAAGCGCCCTCAGACAAAGTAAATTCGCTTGTTGACTACAACTGGAAGAACCGTATTTTCTTGATTCAAGAGCCTGCATCTAGTGCCAAAGTCATACAAGCACTAACAGATGATAGTAAAGCCGTAAATGAAAGGGATGTGATTTGGTTTGTCGTTGGTAAAGACTCGATTGCGTCCAACCAAGCGGGTCCACTCTCAGACTCATTAAAGAGCCAAGTTAAAAGCTCTTTTACGAACCGAAGTCGCCAAACCATATTAATCGGCAAAGATGGTGGTATTAAATCTAGAACCGATGAATTCGATTTAGATCAGCTTTATAAGCAAATCGATGCCATGCCGATGAGAAAACGGGAAATTGAAAAAGAGAGACGCCATTAG
- a CDS encoding ester cyclase has product MSKYQEAKRIVREYFDAMENATHENVAEVLKAHTSEDYLFRGVYPFREQEGAEAAAEVFWAPLMKSMTRMQRRQDVFIGGENEVTEGEIWVMSMGHFMGLFDAEYLGMRPTGKIMNLRYAEFNCVENGKITKTGLFVDLLGMMDQAGCYPLPPSTGRHFTYPGPRNHDGLLFEDAAPEEGQATLDLVNKMVADLSALNDSGAMGCPPEVLAKSWSEDMIWYGPCGIGASYTIPRYQQQHQLPFRNNLKDKKFNGHVCRFAEGSFSCFFGWPNLSNTPIGGFLGLPGGEVRADMQVVDVYYRDGDKLSENWVLIDLPYWLKQQGLDVFDRTSTILNPSY; this is encoded by the coding sequence ATGTCTAAATATCAGGAAGCTAAACGCATCGTACGTGAATACTTCGATGCAATGGAAAACGCAACACACGAAAACGTTGCAGAAGTACTAAAAGCACACACTTCAGAAGACTACCTATTCCGCGGTGTTTACCCATTCCGTGAGCAAGAAGGTGCAGAAGCAGCAGCAGAAGTATTCTGGGCTCCTCTAATGAAGTCAATGACACGCATGCAGCGTCGTCAAGATGTATTTATCGGCGGTGAAAACGAAGTAACTGAAGGTGAAATCTGGGTAATGAGCATGGGTCATTTCATGGGTCTATTCGACGCAGAATACCTAGGCATGCGCCCAACTGGCAAAATCATGAACCTTCGTTACGCTGAATTCAACTGTGTTGAAAACGGCAAGATCACTAAGACAGGTCTATTCGTTGACCTACTAGGTATGATGGATCAAGCGGGTTGTTACCCACTACCACCATCAACAGGTCGTCACTTCACTTACCCTGGTCCACGTAACCATGATGGTCTATTGTTCGAAGATGCAGCTCCTGAAGAAGGTCAAGCTACTCTAGATCTAGTGAACAAGATGGTTGCTGACCTATCTGCTCTTAACGACAGCGGCGCAATGGGTTGCCCACCAGAAGTACTAGCTAAGAGCTGGTCTGAAGACATGATCTGGTACGGCCCATGTGGTATCGGTGCTTCATACACTATCCCACGTTACCAACAGCAGCACCAGCTGCCGTTCCGTAACAACCTAAAAGACAAGAAGTTTAACGGCCACGTTTGTCGTTTCGCTGAAGGTAGCTTCTCTTGTTTCTTCGGCTGGCCAAACCTATCTAACACGCCAATCGGTGGTTTCCTAGGTCTACCTGGCGGTGAAGTTCGCGCTGACATGCAAGTAGTAGACGTTTACTATCGTGACGGCGACAAGCTATCTGAGAACTGGGTACTGATCGACCTACCATACTGGTTGAAGCAGCAAGGCCTTGACGTGTTTGACCGCACTTCAACAATCCTTAACCCTTCTTACTAA
- a CDS encoding porin: protein MKKSTLSAVILATLTSGSALAAHTWVNEAGDSLTMDGRFDVRYQDKGEDHNGEWNSGSSRFGLKGVMGLDNGWTGFGHAEWGYNSGANGNNIYDRLLYAGVEHDKYGKIAAGTKQWSTFYDVAWYTDLGRVFGTRGSGVYNLADWGIASGAGRAENSITYRNSINDDISYGLTYQTTREDVALASNAEVTLKNGISASITYKGIEGVTLGASYLQNEISDIDGPVAGVNNGDHMRIMLLGANYTNGGFYAGATFHVGENWEAVSQGGEDVMMDTLGGEIYTYYHFENGLRPTFIYNYMEDRNNETNGYERQLIVPGVEYHFQKNKFLVWTEYQFDLGKDKEVAGKFENREDQFAAGIRYYF, encoded by the coding sequence ATGAAAAAATCGACTCTTTCTGCAGTGATCTTAGCTACTCTGACTTCTGGTTCAGCTTTAGCAGCACACACCTGGGTAAACGAGGCAGGTGATAGCCTAACGATGGACGGTCGTTTCGACGTTCGTTACCAAGACAAAGGTGAAGATCACAACGGTGAGTGGAACAGTGGTAGTTCACGTTTCGGCCTAAAAGGCGTAATGGGCCTAGACAATGGCTGGACAGGTTTCGGCCACGCTGAATGGGGCTACAACTCTGGCGCTAACGGCAACAACATTTACGATCGTCTTCTGTACGCAGGTGTAGAACACGACAAATACGGTAAAATCGCTGCGGGTACTAAGCAGTGGTCAACTTTTTACGACGTAGCTTGGTACACTGACCTTGGTCGTGTGTTCGGTACTCGTGGCTCAGGTGTATATAACCTAGCTGACTGGGGTATCGCATCAGGTGCAGGTCGTGCTGAAAACTCTATTACTTACCGTAACAGCATCAATGACGACATCAGCTACGGTTTGACTTACCAAACGACACGTGAAGACGTCGCTCTCGCTTCTAACGCTGAAGTAACTCTTAAAAACGGTATTAGCGCTTCGATTACTTACAAAGGCATTGAAGGCGTTACTCTAGGTGCTTCTTACCTACAAAACGAAATTTCTGATATTGATGGCCCTGTAGCAGGTGTTAACAATGGCGACCACATGCGTATTATGCTATTGGGCGCGAACTACACTAACGGTGGTTTCTACGCAGGTGCAACATTCCACGTTGGTGAAAACTGGGAAGCAGTGTCTCAAGGTGGTGAAGACGTTATGATGGACACGCTTGGTGGTGAAATCTACACATACTACCACTTCGAAAATGGCCTACGTCCAACGTTCATCTACAACTACATGGAAGATCGTAACAATGAAACAAACGGCTACGAGCGTCAGCTGATCGTACCGGGTGTTGAATACCACTTCCAGAAGAACAAATTCCTTGTTTGGACTGAGTACCAGTTTGATCTAGGTAAGGATAAAGAAGTAGCTGGTAAATTCGAAAACCGCGAAGACCAGTTCGCTGCGGGTATTCGTTACTACTTCTAA
- a CDS encoding L-serine ammonia-lyase: MLSIFDIYKIGVGPSSSHTNGPMIAGYNFTQLLGDNVAKVTRVQVDLYGSLSLTGIGHHTDRATILGLLGNRPDTIHITSANLAMRHAIDNGELSIAGDHQIAFNYETDMLFHEDNLPLHENGMTITAFDAQGNQLGFETYYSIGGGFIATADELMNGTGTTEKDVEFPFNSADSMLAQAEKNGLSLGGMILRNELAFQDQDAIDQKAEQIWTVMTKCMERGFGTEGILDGGLNVTRRAPNLLKKLEANAVIENDPMEIMDWINLFAFAVSEENAAGGQVVTSPTNGAAGVIPAVLTYYHRFIKELDVKQLKDFIAVSGAIGILYKTNASISGAEVGCQGEIGVSSSMAAAGLTALRGGSNEQICIAAEIAMEHSLGMTCDPIGGLVQVPCIERNAMGAMKAINASRMALKRTSKCLISLDKVIETMYQTGKDMNKKYRETSLGGLALIHLAPPCE; encoded by the coding sequence ATGCTGTCTATCTTTGATATCTACAAAATCGGTGTTGGTCCTTCTAGCTCACACACTAATGGTCCAATGATCGCGGGTTACAACTTCACTCAACTTCTTGGTGATAACGTTGCTAAAGTAACCCGAGTACAGGTAGATCTGTACGGTTCTCTGTCACTGACTGGTATTGGTCACCACACGGATCGCGCTACAATCCTTGGTCTACTAGGTAACCGCCCAGACACCATTCATATCACGTCAGCAAACCTAGCGATGCGTCATGCTATCGACAACGGTGAGCTTTCAATTGCCGGCGATCACCAGATCGCGTTCAATTACGAAACAGACATGCTGTTCCATGAAGACAATCTGCCTCTTCACGAAAACGGTATGACCATCACAGCGTTTGATGCGCAAGGCAACCAGCTTGGTTTTGAAACATACTACTCTATCGGCGGTGGCTTTATTGCCACTGCGGATGAGCTAATGAACGGCACAGGCACAACGGAAAAAGACGTAGAGTTCCCATTCAACAGTGCTGACAGCATGCTTGCACAAGCGGAAAAGAACGGTTTAAGCCTAGGCGGTATGATTCTGCGCAACGAGCTGGCTTTCCAAGACCAAGATGCTATCGACCAAAAAGCCGAGCAAATCTGGACTGTAATGACCAAATGTATGGAACGCGGCTTTGGTACGGAAGGCATTCTAGATGGTGGCCTGAACGTCACTCGTCGTGCTCCCAACCTACTTAAGAAACTAGAAGCGAACGCGGTAATCGAAAACGATCCAATGGAAATCATGGATTGGATTAACCTATTTGCTTTCGCGGTGAGTGAAGAAAACGCAGCAGGTGGTCAGGTAGTCACATCACCAACAAACGGCGCAGCTGGCGTGATTCCAGCAGTCCTAACGTACTACCACCGTTTCATCAAAGAGCTTGATGTTAAGCAACTTAAAGACTTTATCGCGGTTTCTGGTGCAATCGGCATCCTGTACAAAACCAATGCTTCTATCTCTGGCGCTGAAGTAGGTTGTCAGGGTGAAATCGGCGTTTCATCTTCGATGGCAGCAGCAGGTCTTACAGCGCTTCGCGGTGGCAGCAACGAACAGATCTGCATTGCAGCTGAAATTGCCATGGAGCACTCACTAGGTATGACATGTGATCCAATCGGTGGTCTCGTACAAGTGCCTTGTATCGAACGTAATGCGATGGGTGCGATGAAAGCGATTAACGCATCACGTATGGCTCTAAAGCGTACCAGCAAATGCCTCATCTCTTTGGACAAAGTTATCGAGACGATGTACCAAACAGGTAAAGACATGAACAAGAAATACCGTGAGACTTCACTGGGTGGCTTGGCGCTTATCCACCTTGCTCCACCGTGTGAATAA
- a CDS encoding LacI family DNA-binding transcriptional regulator, with the protein MAKIRKMSDHKLPVTSKDVAKLAGVSQSTVSRVFVPGSSVAEKTKQKVYEAAKALNYRPNAFARSLTTNESKLIGLVFPDADYPIHMKTLQLISSELQKQGYSAVLIPWQMDAKDTHTIPNIFQYRVDAVIAASATMNTALYEECAELNIPIVQYARVVEGTKSSYVVSDNYSAGQKAAEVFHDAGVKSAVYLTGEVPTFTNGERQTGFCTEFEALTGREAKVVEANYDYQESVEAIRELLSHSERPEAIFCATDNLAMALMDVARHEFNLAVPQDLKIIGFDDIPQAKWISYQLSTFSQDFARLARESVKIIVNQIQDKDMSLVKLMVPVRYVERETV; encoded by the coding sequence ATGGCTAAAATAAGAAAAATGAGTGATCATAAATTACCCGTAACTTCTAAAGATGTAGCGAAACTTGCAGGCGTTTCGCAGTCCACGGTATCGCGTGTTTTTGTACCAGGAAGTTCGGTTGCAGAAAAAACCAAACAGAAAGTGTATGAGGCGGCTAAGGCGTTAAATTATCGTCCTAACGCGTTTGCACGCAGTCTTACTACTAATGAATCGAAACTGATTGGTCTCGTTTTCCCCGATGCGGATTACCCAATCCACATGAAAACGCTTCAGCTAATCAGTTCTGAGTTACAGAAGCAGGGCTATTCAGCCGTGTTGATTCCTTGGCAGATGGATGCAAAAGATACTCACACGATTCCAAACATTTTCCAGTATCGTGTTGACGCGGTGATTGCAGCGTCTGCAACGATGAATACTGCTCTCTATGAGGAATGTGCTGAGTTAAACATCCCTATCGTTCAGTACGCGCGTGTAGTGGAAGGAACCAAGAGTAGTTATGTAGTGAGTGACAACTACTCGGCCGGCCAAAAAGCAGCTGAAGTGTTTCACGATGCTGGTGTGAAATCCGCGGTCTACTTAACTGGTGAAGTTCCGACATTTACCAACGGTGAACGTCAAACCGGTTTTTGTACCGAGTTCGAAGCACTCACAGGGCGAGAGGCGAAAGTCGTTGAAGCAAACTACGATTATCAAGAGTCAGTCGAGGCAATCAGAGAGCTACTCTCTCATTCTGAAAGACCAGAAGCGATTTTCTGCGCAACTGACAACCTAGCCATGGCTTTGATGGACGTCGCGAGACATGAGTTTAATTTGGCAGTGCCACAAGATCTCAAGATCATTGGTTTTGATGATATTCCACAAGCTAAGTGGATTAGCTACCAACTAAGTACATTCAGCCAAGACTTCGCAAGGCTTGCCAGAGAGTCAGTTAAAATCATCGTCAATCAAATCCAAGATAAAGATATGAGCTTGGTTAAGCTGATGGTTCCAGTGCGTTACGTGGAGCGTGAGACGGTTTAA
- a CDS encoding Lon protease family protein: protein MAIQQLKAEHLYNTAQLEQLPCKSTKELAPLDEIVGQERAQKAVEFAMNIKEKGYNIYAIGHNGLGKRTMILRYLNRHQYDSSTLFDWCYVANFDDVRIPKVLKLPCGVGQRFRQDIEILMTKLVKAMPLAFDNEMYISRAERLKNQLAQKQQLELEKISKAAKEKGISLTLTQQGDYQFIAMDGEELHTEETFDALSLKEQEEFGTSIDELEVTLRDMVRQLTDWEENYSDKIKKLNDEVTLDVIAHFIKQLKVDYADYSEIKTFLTALQKDIVENAEIFLEETNEQGEIATASLDKKLPRRYKVNVLVSREGCEFPIVVEENPNYHRLFGYTETATFKGTVFTDFSLIRAGSLHKANGGVLLIDAQKVLEQPYVWDGLKRALRSRQLSLTSLEKEVTLTGAVSLDPEPIPLDVKIILFGDYRTYQLLQHYDPEFSELFRVTADFEDEMPRNDSSELHYARFISSIVHDNKMLHCDRKAIGRIVEYSSRMAGDQTKLSLHSAKIANLLRESNYVARQANSNMIRSSHVEEALNNQELRVNRLQQNVMESFINGTTLIKTDGEAVGQVNALSVLSTSDHMFGAPNRITATTSYGEGEVIDIERSVDLGGSIHSKGVMILSAYMSSVFGKTAKVPLTTTITFEQSYGGVDGDSASMAEFCAVVSAFSRQPVRQDIAITGSMNQFGESQPIGGVNEKIEGFFDVCGIKGRTPEQGVIIPRSNVHNLMLRPDVVKAVEKGEFHIWAIEHVTEAIKIFTGKEAGEASEMGSYPIDTVFGIAQAKLNSLRK, encoded by the coding sequence ATGGCAATACAGCAATTAAAAGCCGAGCATTTATATAACACGGCACAATTAGAACAACTGCCATGCAAATCGACCAAAGAACTGGCACCGCTTGATGAGATTGTCGGACAAGAGCGAGCCCAGAAAGCGGTTGAATTTGCAATGAACATCAAAGAGAAGGGTTACAACATCTACGCAATAGGCCATAACGGCCTCGGTAAGCGTACGATGATTTTGCGATACCTCAATCGCCATCAATATGACAGCAGTACCTTGTTTGACTGGTGTTACGTGGCAAATTTCGATGATGTGCGTATCCCTAAAGTATTGAAGCTTCCATGTGGCGTTGGACAGCGCTTCAGACAAGACATCGAAATCTTGATGACCAAACTGGTCAAAGCGATGCCACTGGCTTTCGACAATGAGATGTATATATCGCGTGCTGAGCGTCTTAAAAACCAACTAGCGCAAAAGCAACAATTGGAACTAGAAAAGATAAGCAAAGCGGCAAAAGAGAAGGGAATTAGCCTGACGTTAACTCAGCAGGGTGATTACCAGTTCATTGCGATGGATGGTGAAGAGCTTCATACCGAAGAGACATTCGATGCGTTGTCACTTAAAGAGCAAGAGGAGTTTGGAACGAGCATTGATGAGCTCGAAGTGACGCTGCGTGATATGGTTCGCCAGCTGACTGACTGGGAAGAAAACTACAGCGATAAAATTAAGAAACTCAATGATGAAGTGACCCTTGATGTCATTGCACACTTTATCAAGCAGTTGAAAGTCGACTATGCAGACTATAGCGAAATTAAGACATTCCTAACCGCTCTACAAAAAGACATTGTTGAAAACGCAGAGATATTCCTAGAGGAAACCAACGAGCAAGGTGAAATAGCGACAGCGTCGCTGGATAAGAAACTACCAAGAAGATATAAAGTTAACGTTCTGGTAAGCCGTGAAGGATGTGAGTTCCCTATCGTGGTTGAAGAAAACCCAAACTATCACCGTTTGTTTGGTTACACAGAAACCGCGACGTTCAAAGGAACGGTATTCACTGACTTCTCGCTAATTCGAGCAGGTAGTCTCCACAAAGCCAATGGCGGAGTGTTGTTAATCGATGCACAAAAGGTATTGGAACAACCTTATGTATGGGATGGTTTGAAGAGAGCGCTGCGTTCACGTCAGTTAAGCCTGACTTCGCTAGAAAAAGAGGTGACATTGACGGGTGCTGTCTCACTTGACCCGGAGCCAATCCCACTTGATGTTAAAATCATTCTATTTGGTGACTACCGAACCTATCAACTGCTGCAACATTATGATCCGGAGTTTAGTGAGCTGTTCCGTGTGACAGCAGACTTTGAAGATGAGATGCCTCGCAATGACTCTTCTGAATTGCACTACGCAAGGTTTATCTCAAGCATCGTTCATGACAACAAGATGTTACACTGTGACAGAAAGGCAATAGGGCGTATCGTCGAGTACAGTTCACGTATGGCTGGAGATCAAACTAAGCTCTCTCTCCATTCAGCTAAGATTGCTAACTTGCTAAGAGAGTCAAATTACGTAGCGCGACAAGCCAATTCCAACATGATTCGCTCTAGTCACGTTGAAGAAGCACTGAATAACCAAGAGTTGCGGGTGAATCGCCTTCAACAGAATGTGATGGAAAGCTTTATCAATGGAACAACCTTGATTAAAACTGACGGTGAAGCGGTTGGGCAGGTCAATGCACTTTCCGTCTTGTCCACCTCCGACCATATGTTTGGAGCGCCTAATCGAATCACAGCCACGACCAGTTACGGTGAAGGAGAAGTGATTGATATTGAGCGAAGCGTTGACTTAGGTGGCAGTATTCACTCGAAAGGTGTCATGATCTTGTCGGCTTACATGTCATCGGTTTTTGGTAAAACGGCTAAAGTGCCACTGACGACAACTATTACGTTTGAGCAATCCTACGGTGGCGTCGATGGTGATAGTGCAAGTATGGCGGAATTCTGTGCCGTGGTTTCAGCGTTCTCGCGTCAACCAGTCAGGCAAGATATTGCAATAACGGGTTCCATGAACCAATTTGGAGAGTCTCAGCCGATTGGCGGTGTAAACGAGAAAATTGAAGGTTTCTTCGATGTTTGTGGCATTAAAGGCAGAACACCAGAGCAAGGGGTTATTATCCCTCGCTCAAATGTTCACAACTTGATGCTAAGGCCTGATGTTGTTAAAGCGGTAGAGAAAGGAGAGTTCCATATTTGGGCCATTGAACATGTGACCGAAGCGATTAAGATCTTCACCGGGAAAGAGGCTGGTGAAGCTTCTGAGATGGGAAGTTACCCGATTGATACGGTATTTGGTATTGCCCAGGCGAAATTGAATTCTCTTAGAAAATAA
- a CDS encoding sodium:solute symporter family transporter, translating into MVTYSSMLVVALYLAVTIVISYLVNVRHKNGGDYSTGGQQFGWFTAGVSILATYISAMTFVGMPGWVYSSGMEAMSIHLNYPIVIFFATIFFVPVFYKLGLTSIYEYLELRFGVVARTINSLVFILVQCISSGVILYAIALILVQVLPVSIAEAIICISIFTAIYTYAGGISTVIWTDMLQSAVLVIGTICIIAILVFNISSGDYATPSPDLLNIVNSSFDLGIDTTIWAGVFAVTFLHLSVYGTNQLIIQRTLATRSVDHAKKSMLLCGYGAFFIYLIFAVLGVLLSIYYQGHPFENSNEVILDFVFNHTNPIVIGLIISALAAAAMSTLDSTYNSMATVATFDIYKRFINKDGTGKHYESVARKLSLIAAASVVLPALFAISNESVLKTIASLTSIFVGIRLGSFVLGLFFDKANEKGVIAGSIISIIAVFAAQSSAISWPWFAPIGTAVFLVFGVLASAKWGENSKANERFIHSQKDLITRPSMSQYGLLVFAVISIAACFVIPKWLLAAFA; encoded by the coding sequence ATGGTTACGTATTCAAGCATGCTAGTGGTTGCCCTGTATCTCGCTGTCACTATTGTTATTAGTTATCTAGTCAACGTTCGACATAAGAACGGTGGTGATTACTCGACAGGTGGTCAACAATTTGGTTGGTTTACCGCGGGTGTTTCAATCTTAGCAACCTACATTAGTGCAATGACCTTTGTTGGTATGCCCGGTTGGGTATACAGTTCAGGCATGGAAGCAATGAGCATCCATCTGAACTACCCTATCGTGATTTTCTTTGCCACGATTTTTTTTGTTCCTGTGTTTTACAAACTAGGCCTAACATCCATCTATGAATACCTTGAGCTACGCTTTGGTGTTGTCGCTCGAACGATCAACTCTCTGGTATTCATTTTGGTTCAATGTATTTCGTCCGGTGTGATTTTGTATGCTATTGCATTGATACTGGTACAAGTACTCCCAGTATCGATAGCGGAAGCGATTATCTGTATCAGTATTTTTACCGCCATCTATACGTATGCGGGTGGTATTTCGACCGTTATCTGGACTGACATGTTGCAATCTGCGGTCCTTGTCATCGGTACAATTTGTATCATCGCGATTCTAGTTTTCAACATTTCTAGTGGCGATTATGCAACGCCATCGCCGGACTTATTGAACATTGTTAACAGCTCGTTTGATTTGGGTATCGACACGACTATTTGGGCGGGTGTATTCGCGGTGACCTTCTTACACTTGAGTGTTTATGGAACTAACCAACTGATTATCCAGCGTACGCTCGCGACACGCTCAGTTGACCACGCTAAAAAATCTATGCTGCTTTGCGGTTACGGTGCCTTCTTTATCTATCTGATTTTTGCTGTACTTGGCGTGTTGTTGTCGATCTATTACCAAGGCCACCCATTTGAGAACAGCAATGAAGTGATTCTAGACTTTGTCTTCAATCATACCAATCCGATCGTTATCGGTTTGATTATTTCAGCACTCGCAGCTGCTGCCATGTCGACACTAGATTCTACTTATAACTCAATGGCAACGGTTGCAACGTTCGATATCTATAAGCGTTTCATCAATAAAGATGGTACGGGCAAACACTACGAATCCGTTGCACGTAAACTCAGCTTAATCGCGGCAGCATCTGTGGTGCTCCCAGCCCTATTTGCGATATCGAACGAATCCGTACTCAAGACTATCGCAAGCTTGACCTCGATTTTTGTTGGTATCCGCTTGGGTTCATTTGTTCTCGGCTTGTTTTTCGATAAAGCGAACGAAAAAGGGGTTATCGCCGGCAGTATTATCAGCATCATCGCGGTATTTGCAGCACAAAGCAGTGCTATTTCATGGCCGTGGTTTGCTCCGATTGGTACTGCTGTATTTCTCGTTTTTGGTGTCTTAGCAAGTGCTAAATGGGGTGAAAACTCCAAAGCGAATGAGCGCTTTATTCACTCACAAAAAGATTTAATCACAAGACCAAGCATGAGCCAGTACGGCCTGCTTGTGTTTGCAGTAATTTCTATTGCTGCATGTTTCGTTATTCCTAAATGGCTGCTTGCAGCTTTTGCCTAA